In Synechocystis sp. PCC 6714, the following are encoded in one genomic region:
- a CDS encoding Uma2 family endonuclease produces MVLAPPKVSTLSLESFLALPETKPAQEYCRGIVTQKPMPKGKHSTIQFELAAAVNAQVKPSKIAYALPELRCTFGDRSIVPDIAVIRWQNLPLDSDGEIADRFDRAPDWLIEILSPDQSVTLVMEKIIFSLKAGTELAWLVDPMAKSITVFTAGLPQVYLAQSEIQESLTVFADLENWSITAAEVFEWLKI; encoded by the coding sequence ATGGTTTTAGCCCCCCCCAAAGTGTCAACCCTTTCCTTGGAATCCTTCTTGGCCCTGCCGGAAACAAAACCCGCCCAGGAATATTGCCGGGGCATTGTTACCCAGAAACCCATGCCCAAAGGTAAACACAGCACTATCCAGTTCGAGTTAGCAGCGGCCGTCAATGCCCAAGTTAAACCCAGCAAAATTGCTTATGCTTTGCCAGAACTGCGTTGTACCTTTGGTGATCGTTCCATTGTGCCGGACATTGCCGTGATCCGTTGGCAAAATTTACCCCTAGATAGCGATGGTGAAATAGCAGACCGATTTGATCGTGCCCCGGATTGGCTCATAGAAATTCTTTCTCCGGATCAGTCGGTCACTCTGGTGATGGAAAAAATCATTTTTTCTCTCAAGGCCGGCACGGAATTAGCGTGGTTAGTGGATCCCATGGCCAAATCGATTACCGTTTTTACCGCTGGTTTGCCCCAGGTTTATCTAGCCCAGAGTGAAATTCAAGAATCACTGACGGTGTTTGCCGACCTTGAAAATTGGTCTATTACCGCCGCTGAAGTTTTTGAATGGTTAAAAATCTAA
- a CDS encoding aspartate aminotransferase, whose amino-acid sequence MSLNWISRADRLQALPPYVFARLDELKAKAREQGLDLIDLGMGNPDGKAPQPIIEAAIAELENPESHGYPPFEGTQSFRQSITRWYARQYGVDLDPDSEALPLIGSKEGLGHLALAYVNPGDLVLVPTPSYPAHFRGPLIAGAKIYPIMLSAKDNWLIQLDQIPEAIARQAKILYFNYPNNPTTATAPREFYEAITDWARHYQIMLVHDLCYAELAFDGYQPTSLLEIPGAKDFSVEFHTLSKTYNMAGWRVGFVVGNQEIIQGLRTLKTNLDYGIFRVVQKAAETALSLPESYIEIVRKRYQERRDFVINGLSKLGWSITPSQATMYLWVPCPVGMGSTDFALTVLEKTGVVMTPGNAFGEAGEGYVRLSLIADGDRLGQALQRIEQAGIRYS is encoded by the coding sequence ATGAGTCTGAATTGGATTAGTCGCGCCGATCGCCTACAAGCCTTACCCCCCTATGTTTTTGCCCGTCTGGATGAATTGAAAGCCAAGGCCAGGGAACAGGGCCTGGATTTGATTGACCTGGGCATGGGCAACCCCGATGGCAAAGCCCCCCAACCGATTATTGAAGCGGCGATCGCCGAGTTGGAAAACCCAGAATCCCACGGTTATCCTCCCTTTGAGGGCACCCAAAGTTTTCGTCAGAGCATCACTCGCTGGTACGCCCGTCAGTACGGGGTAGATTTAGACCCCGATTCCGAAGCCTTACCCTTGATTGGATCCAAAGAGGGTCTGGGTCATTTAGCCCTAGCCTACGTTAACCCAGGGGATTTGGTCTTAGTGCCTACCCCTTCCTACCCGGCCCATTTTCGGGGGCCCCTAATTGCCGGGGCAAAAATTTACCCCATTATGCTATCGGCAAAGGATAACTGGTTAATTCAACTGGATCAAATTCCCGAGGCGATCGCCCGACAAGCGAAGATACTCTACTTTAACTATCCCAATAACCCCACCACCGCCACTGCCCCCAGGGAATTTTACGAAGCCATCACCGATTGGGCCCGCCATTACCAAATCATGTTGGTCCATGACCTCTGCTATGCAGAGTTAGCCTTTGATGGTTATCAGCCCACCAGTTTATTGGAAATACCTGGAGCTAAGGACTTTAGTGTGGAATTCCATACCCTTTCTAAAACCTATAACATGGCCGGTTGGCGGGTAGGATTTGTGGTGGGTAACCAAGAAATTATCCAAGGTCTAAGAACTTTAAAAACTAACCTAGATTACGGTATTTTCCGGGTGGTACAAAAAGCGGCGGAAACAGCCCTGAGCTTGCCAGAAAGTTACATTGAAATAGTTAGAAAACGTTACCAAGAACGGCGAGATTTTGTCATCAATGGTTTAAGTAAATTGGGCTGGTCCATTACCCCGTCCCAAGCCACCATGTACCTTTGGGTTCCCTGTCCGGTGGGTATGGGTTCCACGGATTTTGCCCTAACAGTTTTGGAAAAAACCGGTGTGGTGATGACCCCCGGTAATGCCTTTGGAGAAGCAGGGGAAGGTTACGTCCGCTTAAGTTTAATTGCCGATGGCGATCGCCTGGGGCAAGCATTACAGCGCATTGAGCAGGCGGGCATTCGTTATAGTTAG
- a CDS encoding AarF/ABC1/UbiB kinase family protein: MPPVPMPVATAEQDRDVVVIDAVVEEIRPPRLPKSHLEDLGPVSDMFPESWEYHPDLIMEFYRKRPLQVLGRLINILFPLLWFAVGIWWEKLWGKDPTVSRAKAIQLRELLTNLGPTYIKVGQALSTRPDLVPPTFLDELTSLQDQLPSFPNEVAYRFIEEELGAPANEIYAELSPEPIAAASLGQVYKGKLKTGESVAVKVQRPDLVKRITLDIYIMRSLSLWARRSVKRLRSDLVAITDELASRVFEEMNYFQEAINAEKFAQLYGALPEIYVPSIYWQYTGRRVLTMEWVQGTKLTNIKAIQAQGIDATHLVEVGVQCSLRQLLEHGFFHADPHPGNLLAMADGRLAYLDFGMMSTIQPYQRYGLIEAVVHLVNRDFDSLAKDYVKLDFLKPDTDLKPIIPALSQVFGNALGASVAELNFKSITDQMSAMMYEFPFRVPAYYALIIRSMVTLEGIAIGIDPNFKVLSKAYPYIAKRLLTDQSEELRTSLKELLFKDGSFRWNRLENLLRNAKNSPGFDFDYVLNEATDFLLSERGKFIRDRLVAELVNNIDQLGRNTWQQVSHNIQERIGFLSDIGGSNGKTPKPAVVKVDPQSAMAQQGETWQHLQNIWQILKDTPGFDPVKFVPVLNQIIVNPTSRQMGQQVAEGLLQKAIARVIRQWALALESQPNPAMKIRNAA, translated from the coding sequence ATGCCTCCAGTCCCCATGCCCGTTGCCACCGCCGAACAAGATCGCGATGTAGTGGTGATCGACGCAGTGGTGGAAGAAATTCGTCCCCCCCGTTTACCAAAAAGCCATTTAGAAGATTTGGGACCAGTCAGCGATATGTTCCCAGAAAGTTGGGAGTATCACCCAGATTTGATTATGGAATTTTATCGTAAGCGACCGTTGCAGGTATTAGGACGTTTAATTAATATTCTTTTTCCTTTACTCTGGTTTGCGGTGGGCATTTGGTGGGAAAAATTATGGGGGAAAGATCCCACTGTTTCCAGGGCAAAAGCAATTCAACTGCGGGAGCTATTAACTAATCTCGGCCCAACCTATATTAAAGTTGGCCAAGCCCTTTCCACCCGTCCTGATTTGGTTCCGCCTACTTTTTTAGATGAATTGACTAGTTTGCAGGATCAATTACCATCTTTTCCTAATGAAGTGGCATACCGTTTTATCGAAGAAGAATTAGGTGCCCCTGCTAACGAAATTTATGCAGAATTATCTCCAGAACCCATCGCCGCCGCTTCCCTAGGCCAGGTTTATAAAGGTAAGTTAAAAACCGGCGAATCTGTAGCCGTTAAAGTTCAAAGGCCAGATTTAGTCAAGCGCATCACCCTTGATATTTACATCATGCGTTCCCTTTCCCTTTGGGCTAGGCGATCGGTAAAAAGATTACGCTCGGATCTAGTGGCTATTACCGATGAGTTGGCCAGTCGGGTATTCGAGGAAATGAACTATTTTCAAGAAGCAATTAATGCCGAGAAATTTGCTCAACTTTATGGTGCATTACCGGAAATTTATGTGCCTAGCATCTATTGGCAATATACAGGACGACGGGTTTTAACTATGGAGTGGGTGCAGGGCACCAAACTAACCAATATCAAAGCCATCCAAGCCCAAGGCATCGACGCCACCCATTTAGTGGAAGTGGGGGTACAGTGTTCCCTGCGGCAATTATTGGAGCACGGTTTTTTCCATGCCGATCCCCATCCCGGCAATTTACTAGCCATGGCCGACGGTCGTTTAGCCTACCTGGACTTCGGTATGATGAGTACCATTCAGCCCTATCAAAGATATGGTTTGATCGAAGCAGTGGTGCATTTAGTGAATCGGGATTTTGATTCCCTAGCTAAGGATTATGTCAAGCTAGATTTTCTCAAACCCGATACGGATTTAAAACCGATTATTCCCGCCCTCAGTCAAGTTTTTGGCAATGCGTTGGGGGCCAGTGTGGCGGAGTTGAATTTTAAGAGCATCACCGATCAAATGTCGGCCATGATGTATGAGTTTCCTTTCCGGGTGCCGGCTTATTACGCCTTAATTATTCGTTCTATGGTGACTTTGGAGGGCATTGCCATTGGCATTGATCCTAATTTTAAGGTGTTGAGTAAAGCCTATCCCTACATTGCGAAAAGATTGTTAACGGATCAATCAGAAGAACTACGCACTTCTCTGAAGGAATTATTGTTTAAAGATGGGAGCTTCCGTTGGAATCGTTTGGAAAATTTATTGCGTAACGCAAAGAATTCCCCTGGATTTGATTTTGATTATGTGCTTAATGAAGCGACAGATTTCCTGCTCTCGGAACGGGGCAAATTTATCCGCGATCGCCTGGTGGCGGAATTGGTGAACAACATTGATCAATTGGGGCGTAATACTTGGCAACAGGTTAGCCACAATATCCAGGAAAGGATTGGTTTTTTGAGCGACATCGGTGGTAGCAACGGCAAAACCCCAAAGCCGGCGGTGGTTAAAGTTGATCCCCAATCGGCCATGGCTCAACAGGGGGAAACCTGGCAACATTTACAGAATATTTGGCAAATTCTCAAAGATACGCCCGGTTTTGACCCGGTTAAATTTGTCCCTGTACTAAACCAAATCATCGTTAACCCCACTTCCCGACAAATGGGGCAACAGGTGGCCGAAGGATTATTGCAAAAGGCGATCGCCCGGGTGATCCGGCAATGGGCCCTCGCTTTGGAAAGTCAACCTAACCCGGCTATGAAAATCCGCAATGCGGCTTAG